A part of Corvus hawaiiensis isolate bCorHaw1 chromosome 25, bCorHaw1.pri.cur, whole genome shotgun sequence genomic DNA contains:
- the ST3GAL4 gene encoding CMP-N-acetylneuraminate-beta-galactosamide-alpha-2,3-sialyltransferase 4 isoform X2: protein MGASKALNVPQVTSDESSGPRLIPFLLIKMINKSRGKILGVLALFLVMVWYSIYREDRYTQLFYFPVQENNKTTCPLGEVEKKAAQLIGNYTRDHPLFLQLKDYFWVKTPSLYELPYGTKGSEDVLLRLLSITHYSLPESIRSLKCRRCAVVGNGHRLRNSSMGDTINTYDVVIRLNNAPVHGYEQDVGSKTTMRLFYPESAHFDPRTDNNPDTLLVLVAFKPMDFQWMEAILNDKKRVRKGFWKQPPLIWDANLEQVRVLNPYYMEVTAAKLLNLPMKQPRKVKQKPTTGLLAITLALHFCDLVHIAGFGYPDSANKKQTIHYYEQITLKSMAMSEHNVSHEAVAIKRMLELGLVKNLTYF, encoded by the exons ATGGGTGCATCCAAGGCGCTGAATGTTCCCCAA gtgaCCAGCGATGAGAGCTCCGGCCCTCGCCTGATCCCTTTCCTGCTGATAAAAATGATCAACAAGTCTC GAGGGAAGATCCTCGGGGTGCTGGCGCTGTTTCTGGTGATGGTTTGGTACTCGATCTACCGGGAAGACAGGTACACACAGCT CTTTTATTTCCCTGTGCAAGAAAACAACAAGACAACGTGTCCCCTGGGGGAGGTGGAAAAGAAAGCGGCGCAGCTCATCGGGAA CTACACGAGGGACCACCCGCTCTTCTTGCAGCTGAAGGACTATTTTTGGGTGAAGACGCCGTCGCTCTACGAGCTGCCCTACGGCACCAAGGGAAGCG AAGACGTCCTCCTGCGCCTGCTGTCCATCACCCACTACTCCCTGCCTGAGAGCATCCGGAG CCTCAAGTGCCGGAGGTGTGCGGTGGTGGGCAACGGCCACCGGCTCCGCAACAGCTCCATGGGGGACACCATCAACACCTACGATGTCGTGATCAG GCTGAACAACGCCCCGGTCCATGGTTATGAGCAGGACGTGGGCTCCAAGACCACCATGCGCCTCTTCTACCCGGAGTCGGCCCACTTTGACCCCCGGACCGATAACAACCCCGACACGCTGCTGGTGCTCGTGGCCTTCAAGCCCATGGACTTCCAGTGGATGGAGGCCATCCTCAATGACAAGAAGAGG GTTCGGAAAGGGTTTTGGAAACAGCCCCCGTTGATCTGGGACGCCAACCTGGAGCAAGTGCGCGTCCTCAACCCCTACTACATGGAAGTAACTGCTGCTAAACTGCTCAACCTCCCCATGAAGCAGCCACGGAAGGTCAAGCAG AAGCCCACCACGGGGCTGCTGGCCATCACCTTGGCACTGCACTTCTGTGACCTGGTGCACATCGCGGGCTTTGGCTACCCCGATTCGGCCAACAAGAAGCAAACCATCCACTACTACGAACAGATCACGCTCAAGTCCATGGCT ATGTCGGAGCACAATGTGTCCCACGAGGCCGTGGCCATCAAGCggatgctggagctgggacTCGTCAAGAACCTCACCTACTTCTGA
- the ST3GAL4 gene encoding CMP-N-acetylneuraminate-beta-galactosamide-alpha-2,3-sialyltransferase 4 isoform X4 — MINKSRGKILGVLALFLVMVWYSIYREDRYTQLFYFPVQENNKTTCPLGEVEKKAAQLIGNYTRDHPLFLQLKDYFWVKTPSLYELPYGTKGSEDVLLRLLSITHYSLPESIRSLKCRRCAVVGNGHRLRNSSMGDTINTYDVVIRLNNAPVHGYEQDVGSKTTMRLFYPESAHFDPRTDNNPDTLLVLVAFKPMDFQWMEAILNDKKRVRKGFWKQPPLIWDANLEQVRVLNPYYMEVTAAKLLNLPMKQPRKVKQKPTTGLLAITLALHFCDLVHIAGFGYPDSANKKQTIHYYEQITLKSMAMSEHNVSHEAVAIKRMLELGLVKNLTYF; from the exons ATGATCAACAAGTCTC GAGGGAAGATCCTCGGGGTGCTGGCGCTGTTTCTGGTGATGGTTTGGTACTCGATCTACCGGGAAGACAGGTACACACAGCT CTTTTATTTCCCTGTGCAAGAAAACAACAAGACAACGTGTCCCCTGGGGGAGGTGGAAAAGAAAGCGGCGCAGCTCATCGGGAA CTACACGAGGGACCACCCGCTCTTCTTGCAGCTGAAGGACTATTTTTGGGTGAAGACGCCGTCGCTCTACGAGCTGCCCTACGGCACCAAGGGAAGCG AAGACGTCCTCCTGCGCCTGCTGTCCATCACCCACTACTCCCTGCCTGAGAGCATCCGGAG CCTCAAGTGCCGGAGGTGTGCGGTGGTGGGCAACGGCCACCGGCTCCGCAACAGCTCCATGGGGGACACCATCAACACCTACGATGTCGTGATCAG GCTGAACAACGCCCCGGTCCATGGTTATGAGCAGGACGTGGGCTCCAAGACCACCATGCGCCTCTTCTACCCGGAGTCGGCCCACTTTGACCCCCGGACCGATAACAACCCCGACACGCTGCTGGTGCTCGTGGCCTTCAAGCCCATGGACTTCCAGTGGATGGAGGCCATCCTCAATGACAAGAAGAGG GTTCGGAAAGGGTTTTGGAAACAGCCCCCGTTGATCTGGGACGCCAACCTGGAGCAAGTGCGCGTCCTCAACCCCTACTACATGGAAGTAACTGCTGCTAAACTGCTCAACCTCCCCATGAAGCAGCCACGGAAGGTCAAGCAG AAGCCCACCACGGGGCTGCTGGCCATCACCTTGGCACTGCACTTCTGTGACCTGGTGCACATCGCGGGCTTTGGCTACCCCGATTCGGCCAACAAGAAGCAAACCATCCACTACTACGAACAGATCACGCTCAAGTCCATGGCT ATGTCGGAGCACAATGTGTCCCACGAGGCCGTGGCCATCAAGCggatgctggagctgggacTCGTCAAGAACCTCACCTACTTCTGA
- the ST3GAL4 gene encoding CMP-N-acetylneuraminate-beta-galactosamide-alpha-2,3-sialyltransferase 4 isoform X3 has product MGASKALNVPQVTSDESSGPRLIPFLLIKMINKSRGKILGVLALFLVMVWYSIYREDSFYFPVQENNKTTCPLGEVEKKAAQLIGNYTRDHPLFLQLKDYFWVKTPSLYELPYGTKGSEDVLLRLLSITHYSLPESIRSLKCRRCAVVGNGHRLRNSSMGDTINTYDVVIRLNNAPVHGYEQDVGSKTTMRLFYPESAHFDPRTDNNPDTLLVLVAFKPMDFQWMEAILNDKKRVRKGFWKQPPLIWDANLEQVRVLNPYYMEVTAAKLLNLPMKQPRKVKQKPTTGLLAITLALHFCDLVHIAGFGYPDSANKKQTIHYYEQITLKSMAMSEHNVSHEAVAIKRMLELGLVKNLTYF; this is encoded by the exons ATGGGTGCATCCAAGGCGCTGAATGTTCCCCAA gtgaCCAGCGATGAGAGCTCCGGCCCTCGCCTGATCCCTTTCCTGCTGATAAAAATGATCAACAAGTCTC GAGGGAAGATCCTCGGGGTGCTGGCGCTGTTTCTGGTGATGGTTTGGTACTCGATCTACCGGGAAGACAG CTTTTATTTCCCTGTGCAAGAAAACAACAAGACAACGTGTCCCCTGGGGGAGGTGGAAAAGAAAGCGGCGCAGCTCATCGGGAA CTACACGAGGGACCACCCGCTCTTCTTGCAGCTGAAGGACTATTTTTGGGTGAAGACGCCGTCGCTCTACGAGCTGCCCTACGGCACCAAGGGAAGCG AAGACGTCCTCCTGCGCCTGCTGTCCATCACCCACTACTCCCTGCCTGAGAGCATCCGGAG CCTCAAGTGCCGGAGGTGTGCGGTGGTGGGCAACGGCCACCGGCTCCGCAACAGCTCCATGGGGGACACCATCAACACCTACGATGTCGTGATCAG GCTGAACAACGCCCCGGTCCATGGTTATGAGCAGGACGTGGGCTCCAAGACCACCATGCGCCTCTTCTACCCGGAGTCGGCCCACTTTGACCCCCGGACCGATAACAACCCCGACACGCTGCTGGTGCTCGTGGCCTTCAAGCCCATGGACTTCCAGTGGATGGAGGCCATCCTCAATGACAAGAAGAGG GTTCGGAAAGGGTTTTGGAAACAGCCCCCGTTGATCTGGGACGCCAACCTGGAGCAAGTGCGCGTCCTCAACCCCTACTACATGGAAGTAACTGCTGCTAAACTGCTCAACCTCCCCATGAAGCAGCCACGGAAGGTCAAGCAG AAGCCCACCACGGGGCTGCTGGCCATCACCTTGGCACTGCACTTCTGTGACCTGGTGCACATCGCGGGCTTTGGCTACCCCGATTCGGCCAACAAGAAGCAAACCATCCACTACTACGAACAGATCACGCTCAAGTCCATGGCT ATGTCGGAGCACAATGTGTCCCACGAGGCCGTGGCCATCAAGCggatgctggagctgggacTCGTCAAGAACCTCACCTACTTCTGA
- the ST3GAL4 gene encoding CMP-N-acetylneuraminate-beta-galactosamide-alpha-2,3-sialyltransferase 4 isoform X1 — MGASKALNVPQVTSDESSGPRLIPFLLIKMINKSRGKILGVLALFLVMVWYSIYREDRYTQLFYFPVQENNKTTCPLGEVEKKAAQLIGNYTRDHPLFLQLKDYFWVKTPSLYELPYGTKGSEDVLLRLLSITHYSLPESIRSLKCRRCAVVGNGHRLRNSSMGDTINTYDVVIRLNNAPVHGYEQDVGSKTTMRLFYPESAHFDPRTDNNPDTLLVLVAFKPMDFQWMEAILNDKKRVRKGFWKQPPLIWDANLEQVRVLNPYYMEVTAAKLLNLPMKQPRKVKQKPTTGLLAITLALHFCDLVHIAGFGYPDSANKKQTIHYYEQITLKSMAVSICPTVLSMFPPFFPQDGGWQPRRAVPGC, encoded by the exons ATGGGTGCATCCAAGGCGCTGAATGTTCCCCAA gtgaCCAGCGATGAGAGCTCCGGCCCTCGCCTGATCCCTTTCCTGCTGATAAAAATGATCAACAAGTCTC GAGGGAAGATCCTCGGGGTGCTGGCGCTGTTTCTGGTGATGGTTTGGTACTCGATCTACCGGGAAGACAGGTACACACAGCT CTTTTATTTCCCTGTGCAAGAAAACAACAAGACAACGTGTCCCCTGGGGGAGGTGGAAAAGAAAGCGGCGCAGCTCATCGGGAA CTACACGAGGGACCACCCGCTCTTCTTGCAGCTGAAGGACTATTTTTGGGTGAAGACGCCGTCGCTCTACGAGCTGCCCTACGGCACCAAGGGAAGCG AAGACGTCCTCCTGCGCCTGCTGTCCATCACCCACTACTCCCTGCCTGAGAGCATCCGGAG CCTCAAGTGCCGGAGGTGTGCGGTGGTGGGCAACGGCCACCGGCTCCGCAACAGCTCCATGGGGGACACCATCAACACCTACGATGTCGTGATCAG GCTGAACAACGCCCCGGTCCATGGTTATGAGCAGGACGTGGGCTCCAAGACCACCATGCGCCTCTTCTACCCGGAGTCGGCCCACTTTGACCCCCGGACCGATAACAACCCCGACACGCTGCTGGTGCTCGTGGCCTTCAAGCCCATGGACTTCCAGTGGATGGAGGCCATCCTCAATGACAAGAAGAGG GTTCGGAAAGGGTTTTGGAAACAGCCCCCGTTGATCTGGGACGCCAACCTGGAGCAAGTGCGCGTCCTCAACCCCTACTACATGGAAGTAACTGCTGCTAAACTGCTCAACCTCCCCATGAAGCAGCCACGGAAGGTCAAGCAG AAGCCCACCACGGGGCTGCTGGCCATCACCTTGGCACTGCACTTCTGTGACCTGGTGCACATCGCGGGCTTTGGCTACCCCGATTCGGCCAACAAGAAGCAAACCATCCACTACTACGAACAGATCACGCTCAAGTCCATGGCTGTAAGTATCTGCCCCACAGTTTTGTCCAtgttccccccatttttcccccaggaTGGGGGATGGCAGCCCaggagagcagtgccaggatGCTGA
- the DCPS gene encoding m7GpppX diphosphatase, which yields MAEGPQPKRKREEEEEKNGGAAAPGGAAAAFALSDLRVRRVLRESARDKVVFLHAEKIGLSGEGTDAVVILEKTPFQEEKIPDLLKKPMNAELQMRNDIYCTFYLSPPPELSEIKATVVYPATEKHIQKYLRQEVHLIRETWEDYKNITLPFIQSQSFSIQWVYNILEKKAEADRIVHENPDPSNGFVLVPDLKWNQNQLDDLYLIALVHRREIKSLRDLTAEHLPLLRNVLQEGKEAIAKRFGVPGSQLRIYLHYQPSYHHLHVHFTALGYDAPGSSVERAHLLANVIDNLATDSTYYQKRALTFPLRADEPLFKKFQEAGKV from the exons ATGGCGGAGGGCCCGCAGCCGAAGAGGaagcgggaggaggaggaggagaaaaatggcggggccgccgctccaggcggggccgccgccgccttcGCGCTGTCGGACCTGCGGGTGCGGCGCGTCCTGCGGGAGTCGGCGAGGGACAAAGTCGTGTTCCTGCACGCGGAG AAGATTGGCCTCTCCGGAGAGGGCACAGATGCTGTAGTCATCCTGGAAAAGACTCCTTTCCAGGAGGAGAAGATCCCAGACCTGCTGAAGAAGCCCATGAACGCAGAGCTGCAGATGCGCAATGACATTTACTGCACGTTCTACCTGAGCCCTCCCCCGGAGCTGAGTG AGATCAAAGCCACGGTGGTTTACCCTGCCACGGAGAAACACATCCAGAAATATCTCCGGCAGGAAGTGCACCTCATCCGTGAAACCTGGGAGGATTACAAGAACATAACCCTGCCCTTCATCCAGTCCCAGAGCTTCAGCATCCAG TGGGTGTATAATATCCTGGAGAAAAAAGCTGAGGCTGATCGAATCGTCCATGAAAACCCAGATCCTTCCAATGGCTTTGTTCTGGTTCCAGATTTAAAGTGGAATCAGAACCAG CTCGATGACCTGTACCTGATTGCCCTTGTGCATCGCCGGGAGATCAAGTCTCTGAGGGATCTCACGGCCGAGCACCTCCCGCTGCTGAGGAACGtcctgcaggaagggaag GAGGCCATAGCGAAGCGCTTCGGCGTGCCCGGCTCCCAGCTGCGGATCTACCTGCACTACCAGCCCTCCTACCACCACCTGCACGTGCATTTCACTGCCCTGGGCTATGACGCGCCAGGCAGCTCCGTGGAGAGAGCCCATCTGCTGGCCAATGTCATCGACAACCTGGCCACGGACTCCACGTACTACCAGAAACGGGCTCTGACCTTCCCCCTGCGGGCTGACGAACCCCTGTTTAAGAAAttccaggaggcagggaaagtGTGA
- the LOC125338252 gene encoding toll/interleukin-1 receptor domain-containing adapter protein produces the protein MAGWFRRLLHKPKPSSVESLKSSHSASSSPSSSSSSAKSSSSSSMSLATSSISLSPVSALDISASDSPRWDKTYDVCICHSEGDVELVEELVSYLEGQPESFRCFLQLRDAVAGSAMVTELCDAVQNSHCWVMLITPGFLQDPWCRYQMHQALAEAPMANGRTIPVLKDVDRKDYPRELWNIYYIYMALKEKTFRQIRDTVMRYLQDLCRSSTKRME, from the exons ATGGCTG GTTGGTTTAGGCGGCTCCTGCACAAGCCCAAGCCCAGCTCAGTGGAAAGCCTCAAGTCCAGCCACTCTGCTTCAtcctcaccttcctcctcctcatcctctgccaagagctccagctcttccagcatgAGCTTGGCCACCAGCTCCATCTCCCTGTCGCCTGTGTCAGCACTGGACATCAGCGCCTCGGACAGCCCCCGGTGGGACAAGACCTATGACGTCTGCATCTGCCACAGTGAGGGGGACGTGGAGCTGGTGGAGGAGCTGGTGTCCTACCTGGAGGGCCAACCTGAGAGCTTCCGTTGCTTCCTGCAGCTGCGGGATGCGGTGGCGGGCAGCGCGATggtgacagagctgtgtgaCGCCGTGCagaacagccactgctgggtcATGCTCATAACCCCCGGCTTCCTGCAGGACCCCTGGTGCAGGTACCAGATGCACCAGGCCTTGGCTGAGGCTCCGATGGCCAACGGACGCACCATCCCAGTGCTGAAGGATGTGGATCGCAAGGATTATCCGAGGGAGCTGTGGAACATCTACTACATCTACATGGCGCTGAAGGAGAAAACCTTCAGGCAGATCAGAGACACTGTCATGCGTT ACCTCCAGGATCTGTGCCGGAGCTCCACAAAAAGGATGGAGtag